The following coding sequences lie in one Xyrauchen texanus isolate HMW12.3.18 unplaced genomic scaffold, RBS_HiC_50CHRs HiC_scaffold_318, whole genome shotgun sequence genomic window:
- the LOC127642043 gene encoding uncharacterized protein LOC127642043 — protein MQKVLSALRKLKDIHSEYKDIFINAELSEEEMFNEHEQCANDISASDEEMDIASRQIENTEEQSNENEHNDANNDTTAEEQSRGLALDTCLQPPDLGHQLLTYDDGIFCIAPAERNTPVNTFKVPKLESMAFPVQFPDGKNTFDEPGRAKHVSPSRYFNSRLFSIDNRCAKDTNYIFFAQFVTEMNMATSSMSIQMRKAKPMTRDGRRINCSLLQDKHELEKLVINKEATRFMQPLRGTPAYWEKSLRDLFAMLRQLGTPTFFCTFSAAEMRWPDVITAIKAQQGETVNFAELDWSEKCEILRSNPVTAMRMFEKRVEALMRDLINSPARPIGEVIDFFYRVEFQLRGSPHIHCLFWVKDAPEFEKDQDQDVCDFIDKYISCKLPDPNKDPELHKIVSEVQMHSRNHSKSCRKNKKHCRFGFPKPPISRTMISRPRPPPADQSDEENESEERHYTSFAKEQLQNVWDLLNDSTQSFDSITQLLHKVNMTYEEYKKHIDTISTSSSIYMERRPQDCWVNGYNPMLLRAWDANMDIQFILNPYSCIMYIVSYISKAEHEMSDYLKKVIKDSSHDNLSERECMKQVMNAYSKNREVSAQEAVARTCSLKLKSSSRAVIFIPTDDNAVKMSLPMSCLQTMDDDIENVWMTGLPDKYKARPNRPEFENMCMAEFASEYRIIYAGKKKGKNVLPLQKNLGHIQKRTRGKPAVIRFARFSEQKNPEKFYGTFLKLYLPYRSDDQLKSTRFPTYESFFAFASVKLPGTDELQRVYNIVNENREKYEKHNEAIEKAIEDFEQNGPVEDAWSKLAPANELIRLESISEREPTDPNDVNEQDDVPEYTASTSVSNTDMPLVEATQQNHAQIRKMYQSLNQTQASIFYAVRDWCKRCVSGENPQQFLYFLNGGAGVGKSHVIKSIYAEATKILRRLPCIQEHTDISKPTILLSAFTGTAAFGISGKTLHCLLKLPRSLKPPYQGLGNSLDEIRADLSNAHILIIDEISMVSKQLFAYVNWRLQQIKGNQKPFGGLSLLAVGDYYQLPPVGRAKPLCVYEDHVLDFWTDNFKMITMTQIMRQRDDLAYAELLNRLRVKRSMRS, from the coding sequence ATGCAAAAGGTTCTGTCTGCTTTAAGAAAGCTAAAAGATATCCATTCAGAATATAAAGATATCTTCATTAATGCAGAACTCTCTGAAGAAGAAATGTTTAATGAGCATGAACAGTGTGCAAATGACATCAGTGCTTCTGATGAGGAAATGGATATTGCAAGCAGACAAATTGAGAACACTGAAGAACAGAGCAATGAGAATGAACACAATGATGCAAACAATGACACTACTGCAGAAGAGCAATCGAGAGGCCTTGCCTTGGACACATGTCTTCAGCCCCCAGATCTCGGCCATCAGCTGTTGACTTATGATGATGGAATATTTTGCATTGCCCCAGCAGAGAGAAACACTCCAGTAAACACTTTCAAAGTTCCTAAACTTGAGTCTATGGCATTTCCAGTGCAGTTTCCGGATGGCAAGAACACATTTGATGAGCCTGGCAGAGCAAAACATGTTTCCCCCAGCAGATACTTTAACTCTAGACTATTCTCTATTGACAATCGTTGTGCGAAGGATACCAACTATATCTTTTTTGCGCAGTTTGTGACTGAAATGAACATGGCCACATCTAGTATGTCTATCCAGATGAGGAAAGCAAAACCCATGACTCGTGATGGACGCAGAATAAACTGTTCACTGCTGCAGGACAAGCATGAGTTAGAAAAGCTTGTAATAAATAAGGAAGCTACACGATTCATGCAACCATTAAGAGGGACTCCAGCATACTGGGAGAAATCTCTCCGTGATTTGTTTGCTATGCTGAGACAGCTGGGCACTCCTACATTTTTCTGTACTTTTAGTGCTGCTGAGATGAGATGGCCTGATGTGATTACTGCTATTAAAGCACAACAAGGTGAAACTGTGAACTTTGCTGAGTTAGACTGGTCTGAAAAATGTGAAATCCTCAGAAGCAACCCAGTCACAGCCATGCGGATGTTTGAAAAACGAGTTGAAGCCTTGATGAGAGATTTGATCAATTCACCTGCTCGACCTATCGGTGAGGTTATTGACTTTTTCTACAGAGTGGAATTCCAGCTACGTGGCTCTCCACACATTCACTGCTTATTTTGGGTGAAAGATGCTCCAGAGTTTGAAAAAGATCAAGATCAGGATGTGTGTGATTTCATTGATAAATATATCTCGTGCAAATTACCAGACCCAAACAAAGACCCAGAACTACATAAAATTGTAAGTGAAGTGCAGATGCATAGTCGTAACCACTCAAAATCCTGTAGAAAGAACAAGAAGCACTGCCGGTTTGGATTTCCTAAACCACCCATTAGCAGAACCATGATATCCCGGCCCAGGCCTCCTCCTGCAGATCAGTCTGATGAAGAGAATGAATCCGAGGAAAGACATTACACCAGTTTTGCAAAAGAACAGCTACAGAATGTGTGGGATCTACTGAATGACTCAACTCAGAGTTTTGATAGCATTACACAGCTACTTCATAAAGTAAACATGACTTATGAAGAGTACAAGAAACATATTGATACTATTTCTACATCAAGTTCAATATATATGGAGAGACGACCACAGGACTGCTGGGTGAATGGCTATAATCCAATGCTGTTAAGAGCCTGGGATGCAAACATGGACATACAGTTCATTCTGAACCCCTACAGCTGTATCATGTACATTGTCTCGTACATTTCAAAAGCTGAACATGAGATGAGCGATTACCTTAAAAAAGTGATAAAAGACTCAAGCCATGATAACCTGTCTGAACGTGAGTGCATGAAGCAGGTCATGAATGCCTATTCAAAGAACAGAGAAGTCAGTGCTCAGGAGGCAGTCGCTCGCACATGCAGTCTGAAATTAAAATCATCATCACGTGCTGTCATATTCATACCTACTGATGACAATGCTGTAAAGATGAGTTTACCAATGAGCTGCCTGCAGACCATGGATGATGACATAGAGAATGTGTGGATGACTGGATTGCCTGACAAGTACAAGGCCAGACCAAACAGACCTGAATTTGAGAACATGTGCATGGCTGAATTTGCAAGTGAATACCGCATTATTTATGCAGGTAAGAAAAAAGGTAAAAATGTTTTGCCACTTCAAAAGAATTTGGGACACATACAGAAAAGAACAAGGGGAAAACCTGCTGTCATCAGATTTGCACGTTTCTCAGAACAGAAAAACCCAGAAAAATTCTATGGAACTTTTCTAAAGCTTTACTTGCCATATCGCTCAGATGACCAGCTGAAGTCCACAAGATTTCCGACATATGAATCATTTTTTGCATTTGCTTCTGTAAAACTACCCGGAACTGATGAACTGCAGCGTGTGTACAATATTGTAAATGAAAACCGTGAGAAATATGAAAAACATAACGAGGCTATAGAAAAGGCAATTGAGGATTTTGAACAGAATGGTCCAGTTGAAGATGCATGGTCTAAATTGGCTCCAGCAAATGAACTGATCCGTTTGGAGAGCATATCAGAACGTGAACCCACTGATCCTAATGATGTGAACGAGCAGGACGATGTCCCTGAATACACAGCATCTACCTCTGTCAGTAACACAGATATGCCACTCGTGGAAGCAACCCAACAAAATCATGCACAGATTCGCAAAATGTACCAGAGCTTGAATCAAACACAAGCTTCCATATTTTATGCAGTCAGAGACTGGTGCAAAAGATGTGTCTCTGGTGAAAACCCACAAcaatttctgtattttttgaATGGAGGAGCTGGAGTTGGAAAATCCCACGTTATCAAATCTATTTATGCAGAAGCAACCAAGATTTTGCGCAGGCTTCCATGCATACAAGAGCATACTGACATTTCCAAGCCAACCATTCTTTTATCCGCATTCACGGGAACCGCAGCCTTTGGAATCTCAGGAAAAACACTCCATTGTCTACTGAAACTCCCAAGAAGCTTGAAGCCTCCATACCAAGGCTTGGGAAACAGCTTGGATGAAATCAGGGCAGACCTTTCTAATGcacacattttaattatcgatGAAATATCAATGGTGTCAAAACAGTTGTTTGCCTATGTGAACTGGAGACTGCAACAGATTAAAGGAAACCAGAAACCTTTTGGTGGCTTATCTTTATTAGCTGTGGGAGATTATTATCAATTACCACCTGTAGGAAGAGCAAAACCACTCTGTGTGTATGAGGACCATGTGCTGGACTTCTGGACAgataattttaaaatgataacTATGACACAGATCATGAGACAGAGAGATGATCTTGCATACGCTGAGCTGCTCAACAGACTGAGAGTAAAAAGAAGCATGAGAAGCTGA